The Chionomys nivalis chromosome 10, mChiNiv1.1, whole genome shotgun sequence genome segment AAGAGTCAGGCTGATGGAGTCTCGGGTGCAGCTGAACATCCCTTGGGGTTTCCTCTGGGCCCTTTGAGCACTCAGTGAGTTTTCACTCTTTTCATTAATATTTGATTTCCAACAAAAGAGTAGGTTTTAAGAGGATCTCAACAGAGAAGGGAGCCAGTGTGAGGCCAGATCTGCAGCCTCTTGGTGAGCCTGGTTTATCTTCGACAGCTAAATATATTAGGGGGCTGGCAAGGGCAGAAAGCCATGAGAGTCTGTGTCTTGGCATGTACACCTGTCCCCCTCTCTCCCTGGCCCCATCTCTACTGCCTACATCTTCCACCCAGAATCCCATGACCAATTCCTACCTGTTACTCAAGGAGACCCTCTTCCAAGAAGGCTTCCCTTATTTTCCATCTTGTCCTAGGTACAGCGAGGCACTTGGGTAATAGGCTACTTCCGaaactgtctccccagctccGCCACACCTGAGCTTCTCATGGTGAGCCGGTATGCGGCAGACTTCTCTCAAGTCTCCAGCTACACATGGTGCTTGGGGCAGAGTGGCTGCTTCCCACAtggtggatggatgaataaatgaatcaatGGGCGCTGTGACCTCAGCGGAGGACTAATGGTGGGGGAGTCTGTGGAAATTCGAGGGAAACTGgtgtctgtttctgtgggtgtcacaGTGGGGGGGCATCAACAAGAATTCTGAAGACGGCAAAGCGTGGCACAAGAGGCAAATTCATGTGTACTCTGCTCAGGCTCCTGAGACAAACAAGTGGGTGATTGTTACACTTAGTCCTCAAGTTCTGAAGGCCAGGAGGCTGGGCTGCAGTCACTGGTGAATTCAGTCTGGTGAGGGCCCCTTCTGCAGAGAGGGTGACTTCCTCAAATGTCTTCACATGGCAGAAGGGACCAGTTCTGCTGCCTTTCACCAGGAATCTTATCCCGTTCTCTGGCTGTTTCACCTGAATCGAGACCCTCGGATGCCAAGGGCTCCACGTACTCTTTCTGCTTAGACAACGTGCAGAGGGCTCTCAGGCAGACTGCACAGCACTGGCCAACATGCTCCCCACAGGGCTTTCTACTCTTGCTGGTCTCACTTTGGGGCCTTTAAGCTCTTTCGGAGCCCTGGATGAGCATGCTTCCACGATCCGggttatttctatttctgtaaatctTGCCCACTTTAGTTGGCATTGTGTTCCAAGACCACAGCTCAAATCAGTGCCACTCTCAGGGTGTTCTCCCAGGGTCCCCTTTCCAACTGAGCAGAGCACTAATCACTAATGCCCAGGATTGCTTCCTGTGCCTCCTGTGCTCCTGACTCAGGCTTGCTTTCTTCACCCATCAGATACTCTGCGGACCTCTCTGTTCTCTTTGTCATTGTGCTTACCCCTTTCTGTGTCAGGGGAAGCTGCCCTTCATCTCTTCTTCACACAACATCACAAATCAGTTCCACAATGCTCGGAACTAAAGGTAATCTTTCCCTCTCAGATTCCTAAAAGAGGTATTGATGTACACGCTGGAACATTTGCACCAAGGGAATTGGAAAACGCTGTAGagtctctctcaggttttaaaatTAGTTCACATGGTCCTCTCTATGAACCATCATCATGACCATCACCAGCACAACCACCATCATCAGTACCACCGCCATCTCCACCATCACtacatcactatcaccaccatgACCAATATCAACACAACTACTACCACTACCATCACCTCTGtcaccagcatcaccaccacaactatcaccaccaccatcactatgaCGAATACCATCACCACCAAGATCATCGCCCACCACAGACACTACCATCACTACCACTACAACTGCCATCACCACCGTGGAAAACACGGCCATCACTATGTATGACTCCTGCTGTCACCACCagcatcactaccaccatcaccgtCATCCAAGCCACATAGCatcttctctgccttccctgggACAGAACAAAAGGCACTGTTGGATGCCAGGGCGGTGCAGATAAGCAAACTCATTCTTACTTTGCAGACTCCAGACTCTCCAAGCTTCAAGAGGAGTACAGCATGAGCCCTAGCCCAAGTTACTTCTCCCCCCGACCCCCGAAACAGTGCAGGTGGTGAGATTTAACCCACTGCACATGTAATTATTATCTCACGCATTTTGAGCATGAACTTTACTCAATGAAATAAGTTCAACCGGGAAGGAAGTGGTGTCGAGCCTCCTCGTGAACCCTTAGCAGAGAACTGTGGATGCCTTTGGACCTGTACAACGGggcttctgcctcttcttccaccaGAGGCTGCTGACTTGTGAGGAGAGGAGAGTGATTTGTGTCTGGTGGCAGCTGCTCTCCATAGGACACAGTTTCAAATGAACCCGACTCAGTAAGGGCTTACTGTGCACCTCCTGTGTGACAGCTCCAGCCCGAGCAATGAGGACATGAGAGGGACCCTGGGTAGATGTGTCACGGAGAGGCTGAGTAAGGCCCGTAGGTCTCCTGCTCATAAGTAGTAAAGATACTATTTGGATATAGAGAGCTGAACTCTGACGGCCAGCTCTTATTCAGAGCCGTGTAATCTCTGGTTAAGTTGCGGCCCCTGCCTTCTGCCCCTGGCTTTCTCCCAGACGCCCTTCCCAAGTGCTCTCCCCAGCTCCCTCCTTACTGTATCTGGCAGGTTACACTGTCCCGCGGGGCAGGCTGAGCTTCATTTGGAATCACGGCTCATGGGCAGACATTTGGAGGAGTTTATACAAATCTGGGTTTGGGAACAGAAATGCTTATTTATAACCAGACAGCCTACATGGCAGCCTTACAAGGCCCATAAAAACTCTCCATTTGGACAAGATTCCCAGGGCAGAAAATTCAGTGGCCGGCTGTTGGCCAGAAAAATCAACAACAGCCTACCTGGCAGGAGAGAGGGCCATTCTTCCAAGGGAGGTCAGGACGATGTGTGGAGCCCTTCTTCCAGTTAGTTGGTGACTGTGTCCTCTGCACGGTTGACTGTACCAGAAGCAGCACCAGGCATTGAGGCCTACATCTTCCCGCAAGCAGAGGCATTAGTGAAGCAAGTGTCCTCATGGGCATGGACCTCTCAACTGAAGACCTTTCCTGAGCTCGGCTTCCTAACCACAAAATGCCAGGGATGGGCTGGGGGATGTCAAAGAGGTCCCCACTGTAATGACCTGTTAGTTCACAGATTCACGCATCGTGAGTGGTAGGGATGCTGGCGTTAAATCTGTTGTGTCAGGTGATGCTGAAGTGTCTGAGATCCTTTTTTTGGTATCTGCCTAAAGGGATATTGAGTTAGGAACACATTCATTTACCCTGAGTTTTGTGAAACACATTTATGTCATCCATAGTTACCTTCACAGGGAGTTTTGCTGTTTCTAGCAGGAAAAGCTACCAGGAATATTGAATCACATTTAACTAAGTTAATCACATTATGGACCGAAAGCCCAAAGGCAGAGatggattctgtgtgtgtgtgtgtgtgatgtacgtgcttgtgtgatgtgtgcacatgtgtgtgttgagaTCACTGGTTGCCATCTGGTATATTTCATTgctttccacctttttttttgagacagggtctctcactgaacctggaacccaCCAAGTCAGCTAGATCAGTTGGCCAATGATCTTcaagggtcctcctgtctccatctttatTGATGATGGGGTTACATGTGCATTGCCATATATggcttttccatgggtgctgggaatccaaaatTCAGGTTCTTATGTTCATGCGGCTTTGTGTATTCCACTGAGGCATTTTTCCAACCACCAAAGACGTGTTCCTCGTATGAACTTTGTGACACCTAGAGCCTAAAGAACACGCTAATGGGGAAAAAGCAAGTTTGAGATGTGGAAGAATGAATTTGCCCTCAGAAGGTTCCAGTTCATCTAACCCAGAGTTTCATGGTTGGACAGCTTTAAACATGCATGAGAGCTCGGATTGTTCTTTGTGATGACAGCGTGCACAGGGAAGATACGCAAGATGGGTTATGAAATTTTAAGCCTTGGTCTCTCAGTGACAGCAGACATTCTAAAGGGATTTTGAGTCACAAACACGAGTAAGTATCTTTATTTAAGTGAGTGTGCCATTGGCATTTCCCTGACCATAAAAGGTGCCTGCAGCCGATCGTTCGACGTTTTGTATGCCTTTCTTTGTTGAatatttgttcatgtttttcGCTTATGAAAAAAACTGGGtcatattattttttatgactgagttgtgtgtgatttttatatattctgattacatgTCCTCTGTTAGATTActgtattgcatttttttttggtcttgtcTTGATTATTTAGTTTTCTAATGGTGGTTTTGTTCAAGagttccttctcctctcccccttctttccttcccctcccttttcctcctctttcccttcttctgcttttttcccttcctcctccctctcttgttccttctcctcctcttcctcttcctccccttcctcttcctctcttttcacgtcccccccccttcttttcttcttccttcttagttctgagaatcaaatccagggcctccgGTGTGCCAGGCAACTGCTCTTCCTCTGAGCTGTATCCTCTGCCTTTGTGAAGAGAAGTTCTGAGTTTAGTGACATCTAGATTATCACCTGATGTTTTACAGGGATCGTTTTCTGTGTCTTATATAGGAAATCTTTTCCTACTCCCAGGTTGGGTGGCTGCTTCCTTGTGTTTCCTTTTAGATTTACCTTTGACATGGTGTTTGTAGTAATTCTGTacctggggagaggaaggggaccaggttcacacacacgcacgcatccATTTTCTTCAATTGCTTCCACATTGTTTGTTGAAAAGATTCTCATTTTGCCCCCAAATTGCACTGGgatcttcattaaaaaaatcaattgttcTATTAGTTATGAGTTTATTTTTGGATGTTCCTATTCTATTTCAttgatctctttctctttccaccaaGCCCTAAACACCTTGTTCGTTGTTATTTTAAAGTGAGCCGTGAAATTAAGAGGCGTGGATCCCAAGGCTTTGCTCTTTTTAAACTCTGCTTGACTGTGCTGGGATTCCCATGTAAATTTCAGAATCATTTTGTCAATTTCAACCCAAAAAGGCAGCTGAGGTTTGAAAGGGATTTTACTGAATGCACCGAGTCTGGGGAAACTGCATCTTCACGGTAGCCAGTCCTTTCCTCTGAAGACCTGGAATGTTCTCTCTGGCCTGGCTCCTTCAGAATCTTTCTTAGCAGAACTCCGCCATTTTCATTCACAGGAATGACTTATccgtattttaaaaatttatcctcAGTCAATTCATAATTTTACATTGgcatttggcttacagtttgggGAGGGAAAGGATTTAAATTTTTGTCATGAAGAAAATGCTTGAATATACTTTCTCCTGTAGATACGACTTGGGTGTCTAAACTGTCCAATTATGAAGAAGTTCTATATGATTGTAGAAACTCTGAGTGACTGTTGAACTTTTCAACCACTTTTCTGTACCTCTGTCCTGACTTCGCTTTCCCTCTTAGTCTGTTAATGTGGCAGATGATGACAACCCTATTTTAATTGTTAAATTAACCTTGCATTTCTGAGAGAGACCCCATTTtttcataatatattatattgaaGATTGTGATTTGCtaattttaaagtgatttttgtaTCTATACCTGTGATAGCTATTGGTGCACTTGGGGGAAAAGGTTATTGTTTGACTTTTGTATCAGGGTAATATTGGCCTAGTGTAATTAGTTGATAATTATTGCCAACTACTTCACTATCTGTGGCCTTTAATGCCCTGATGGTGCTATTTCTACTGCACCCAGAGACCCAGAGTGAGTTCTTCTAGTGGCTGCCActccatctctgtcttttcttgcACATGTGACTGGCAAGGACCAttgacatggctcagtgggtagccGTGTTTtacaagcccgatgacctgagtttgatctccaaaacccaaaaggtagaaggagaaaaccagctcccacaaactgtcttctgacctccacacagatgctgtgtgtgtgtgtgtgtgcgcacgtgcgtgcGCACTAGCATagctaaataattaaataaataaatgtgtaataaTTTAAGGCACCAGGCAGTAGGGCCCTGAACCCTGCCTTGGAGCTCGGGCAGTATGTCTCCATCTTCTCTGCCCACCTTACAGAGTTGTTTCTGACGTTCGCTGGGAACAAGGAAGAGAGTGAGGTGCAGAGAAGGGTAAATCTCTACAGAAGTACTTCCCGCCCTGCTGTGTGATTCAGGATCCCACACCTCCGCCTTCCCCACaaccctttctctctccattgGTTTCCTTAGTCAGTAGGAGACAGCACAAACTGAGTCTCTGCTGGAGAGAGCTCACTACTCAGCCAATATGGAGCTACCCCCATTGTCTCCACATGGGGTGTTTTCAATCCGGTGACCTGGACACCAGCCCTGGTTCCACTTTGACAGGAGAAAGATTTTGCCACAATAATAAATCTGAATTTAGTATCATTCCTTAGTATGAACCAAGCTGATATATCTCTATACAATCCATCTTTAATCACTTCGTTAATGGCTAGTTAAAGCATACATTTCTAGCTTCCAAATGCTTTTATAGTGAGATCTAATTCATATGACATTGAGGAAATGAAGGTTCAGAAGCATTGAGGATTTGGTCCAAGGTCAAGAGTCAATAAATGTTAGCACTAGAACTTaaattcagatttttctttccatattttattcctttttcttggtgGCTTTTTTGGTATTTAGGAAAAAGAGGGACTGTCTTGGGTGAGGAGGACTAAATGGGTTCTCTGTACCCATTTACTGCTCAGACATCCACAGTTTATAGAATTATCCACCGCTTTTTCTGTAGAAAAAAGTGACAAGGGAGAGCTTGGGTGGTTGAGCCAACATCGTATCACAGGACACTTCAATACCAAGGCAACCTCCGAACTTCAGAGCCCAAAGTCCTACTGCGGAGTCTTTAGTGTTACAAACACAGAACCAAATGCTTTGGAATCAAAGACAGAATGGGCCCGGCACGGTCAGGTGAGGACCTCAGTGATGGAGATAATGAATCTCCAGTGTGGGAAGGGAGTAGGTATAATCCCCAGAAGGATGGTGGTAGGAAGCCAAGAACCATGAGTGTGGAGCCTCTCGGAAACAGACTGCAGAGTTAGGACCCATCTGTGGACTCCAGAAGTCAGCAAAGTCGTGAGAGTTTATTGCTGATTAGAGAGCTACGGGCTGGGACCTCCAGTCATCTACCTGATAGGAAGTCACAGGGACTAGGTGACgatagatagatcaatagatTTCACTCATGACTAGTTCACGTGGAAAGTCCATCTGGGATGTCCTCGGCTTTTATGAGGTGGCCATCCCCCTTCTCAATGAGAGAGATGAAGAGCAAATGGAGAACAATTTTTAGCTCTTCCCAGAATTAGGACTGACTCAACCTTGTGCTTATTCTAACTTTGATTCCTTTACTGCTAACCAAGTAGATGCTACCAAAACCCACTGGCAGTAATtatcaccaccaacaccaccatcatcattattattgatCGACAACATTTAGGCTATTCTGTCATTGTCCCTCTGTTTTCTGAATTTGGCTAGGTAGGACATAAAGTAGTGTTGGTCATCAGGAGACCAGGACCAATGACAGAGGTGGATACTCAGGTGTGAGGCCAACTCTCAGGGTACCTGGGAGGTATGTTCACCTTTAATAAAAGGCTTTCTTGTTGAGACAACCCTTCTTGACTCTGTTCCATTCTTTTACGGAAGTAGAGAAAAGAAGCATGCCTTTCCACGAGAGAATTTACGGAGGCTGTGTGATTCTGCTTCTTAGGGTAAAACAGCCCATCTTCTGGGAAAGCATACATGGATGTGTGTCAAATGTTTATGAACACAAAGCATGAGCAATCTGTTCCTTCCATCTGCTTTCCAGGAGAGGCAAGAACCCTTATACAACAGTGGGAGGATCTTCCCGATCACAAGGTGGTCTTTCTGGAGGACCGCCATGGCAGAAGTCCCATGCACAGTGACGTGAGGCACAGGGTATGTGAAAGGGACTTTCAGAATAGGGGTCAGGAATTTGGTTCCTCAGTTTTTCTCGTCTCTGGATGTAGCGGTATTGTTACCAGCCTTGGCTTCCGAAGCAGCTGTTTGGAAATTGCTCGAATGCCCAACGCATTGTTTCCATGGAGAACAATGGAAGAGAGGTGAGTAGGCTTTCTTGTGCTTGACAGCAGCTAACAAAGCTGACCCTAAGCCACGTCTAAGTGCTGGTTGTGCCTGGCATCTCTGTCCTGGGTTTTAGAAGCAAAGCTGTGGGAGGTATGTTGGATATCTTAGAGAAAGAGTCACATGCATGCTTTTGAGATTGTCTGTGTTTCAGAGGGTGGAAAGTGCTGGAACCAGGGTGTGGGTGCTGGCTGAGGCTGGGCTAAACTGACTCAGCCAATGGGAAGAGAAGGCTGTGTACCTTCCTCTGGCTCCAATATCCCCCCACAAACTTCAGATCAGGTGATGGCTATGAGCCTGCCCGATGGGTGTTATTATTTTCTACTAAACAGCCAAAGTGGACACAAGAGCTGGAGCTTTGAAAAGAACGGTCCCCGTGTGTGTCAGTCAGACAAAGGACAGGAATGGTCCCTAGTGTGTGTCAGTCACACAAAGGACCAAAAATTGTCCCCACTGTGTGTCATCTGCACAAAGGGCCAAAAATGGTCCCCACTATGTCAGTCACACGAAGAGCAGGGATGGTTCTCACTGTATATCAGTCACGCAAAGGGCAGCTTTACTTCCAGATCAGAGTCAGGCAGAAAAATGGCCAGGAAATTATGGTGAGGATCTTAAAGGTGATTTTCCCGCCTTCCTCTTCCATGAATTCCTAATCAACACCCTCAAAAGTCCCTGAGGCTTGTCCAGTTCAAACCAGACAGAATTCTATTTAAAACGGGGTCCCATTCAGTTAGgctgtggtggcacgtgcctgtcACCCTAGTACTGGGGAGGTGAAGGATCGTTTTCagccacatagcaagttcaaggccagcctgtgtcaaagtaaataaattaaatagataCAGCAACGGTcaagttttattaaataaaaggaCTACATGAACGCTCACAAGGAAGTCGGCGACACCGGTGGGTTTTTCCCCATTGCACCTTTATTGTCTGCTCAGTTCACTGATCAGAATTACAGAGTTCCCAGAATCACACGGCCTGTAGGTGGCGCTCTTTCCCGGGCGCCTCTCACATCCCTACCCAACCTCTCGCCCCTTTCTGTATTTAATAATCTGCCAGGTCCAAAGAGTTCTCAGGTTGTTTCCTGTtatgggggaggagaagggaggtgtGCAGAGCTGACCCTCTGCAAATCAATAGGCTTTCCATGCCCACCCTGGCTGGGATAAGGAACTGGACAGGCTGGGCTAGGATCTGACTCCACTGGTTGCCAGGTAATCTTGGGGAAGATTCCTGGTCTgagctctccttccttcttctacaACACAGGTGAGACTCTCCTTTTCCTGGGCTACTAAGAGGGCCCGGTGATTTGTGTACAAAGTGTCCTTCCTTTGGGTGAGGAAGGAGACATCTCTGGCCAGAGCCAGGTGCTCACGGGAATTTGATTTATAAAAGAGACTGGTCCCTTAGTGGAGCCTGAGAAGTGACTCCGCCGTGGTGCCGTTAAGGAAGGGGGCAGGCAGAGACCCCATCAGCGTCATCTGAATCCAACCGGGCAGGCTGCTGCCATTTCTGCCAGTGGTGAAATGAACTCTGACCCTGTCCTTAAGGCGTCCACGGCAGCCAGGCTGGAGCTATGCTAGGGAGCCAGGGAGCAGGGCAAGTTTGTATTTATTCAACCAACCCCTTAGAGAGGAAATAGCTTCATGTGGGTGGGAACCAGCTTTAAAATGTGCAAGGGGTCCTTTACAGAGATCATTGAGCCCCTTCCAACACCCTTGACGGGCCACTTGTCACAGTGGCGTCTTTACAGCAGGAGCTGACTGCACATGGGCTCCCCCAGTGTGAAGGTCTCACATCATTCAAATCCCTCCAACTTCTGAAGAGACCTGGCCCCACCCAGGCATCTCATCAAAGAAGGGGCGGTACACTGAACTTTGAGCTTACCCCATTCCCATCTGTCACGgtcacaaaaaaatcaaaatctgaaaaacaaatggTTTGCAGGGGTGAATGAGCAACACTGCCGGTGAGCTGCTGACTGGTCCATCCCATGGGTGACCTGCAGGCAAGGCCACACTCCTCTTCCTCAGTGGCAGTCCTTTGAAAACAGGTTGAAAGCTGATCTGTCACTCAGCCCTTGTGCATGCATAATTCTCATTGAAGACAGGGTGCGTTTAAGGTCTGCATGCCCACAATCGGTTTAGATCTCTGACAGAACAACATAAAACCACTCGACAATCTCGAAACATGCACCAGCTAAGACCATGGCTGGTATTACGGGAAAAAAATGATGTCCTCTGGATGAGAGAGGAGGAGACGTGaataggagagaggaggggaggagagagggagaggagagaagagacaaaggcaggggaagggaggagaggaacgagagaagagagaatggagaggcagagatggggaggaggagagctTGAGAGCAAAAGAGATGAACTGAGACGCCTGGATGGCTACAGAAAAGACGTCCTGCGCTTGATGGAGCAAAGCGATTAAAACCATGAAAAGCTATGGATCCAGAAGTGCTTCTCCAAATATTTGGTTCATGCTAAAAAATAGagcacatttattaaaaatatatatttataaacctTGATATGAACAGATACACACATCAAgccaatgaaaaatgaaaaataagttatCTTCCGTATCAAACAGCTGGAAACAATTGATGAATGGGATGCCTGTGAACGGACCACCCTGAGAGCGGGTCCTGGGAGGTGGTCAGCGCTCCAGGGTGAGGCATTTCTTCACCCCTTCGCTCACCACTTGTGCCGAAGGCTGGTCTTTCCAGCATCCCGCCAGGTCCCCTGCCAGGGACGCTAAGTTCCTTGTGGCCTGAATGAGTTCTGTTGGATTCATTGTGCTTCAGAGTTGTCTGCTCTGGACAGCAGGATGGGTTCGTTTGGCGATCTGTTATAAAGGTCAAAGGTGCATTGATGGAGCAGGTGTGGCCCCCTGCAGTGTCTGGTCACCGAGAGGTGGACACACAGGACCCTTGTCTCACGGCCATCCTGAGGCAGCCGAGGCTGCCTGGGGCCATTCACAGTGTGGTATATATGTAGACAAAGATGATGACAATCAGGTTCAGGATGGTCCCAATGATGCCCAGCATGGCCAGAACACTctcttctttgctctctttctcttggcCTCCCCGGTCCTCATCATTTCCACCCGTGATTACCATCTTGGTTGCAAATGTCTTTATCTTCCTCGCCAGACTAACCTGCAATGACgagaaacagaacagagagaGGTCATTTCTCAGCATCCTTGCTGAGGCCAGGTGGACGAGTGGGTGACTACAGGATTCAGGACTAGGACCACGGGTGGTAGTGACATCTGCAGCATCAGACACGATCTTGGCAGGCATCTCTCTTGCTCACTGAGAGATGGCAGAACATGGGGGCTGGGCAGACAGTTAAGCCAGTCAAGTGCTTGCCTTACAAATACAAGAACCTGAATTAGATCCCCAGGTCCCACAAACAATGCCTGCATACTTGGAATCCCAGTGTTGGGGATGGAGACACAGGAGgacccctgggactcactggccagtcgGTCTAATCTAATTGGTTAGGGTTAGCttcagaaaaattaaagataCAGTCTCAAAGGAGATGGACAACTTTCCTAAGGATGACAGCCTGAGGTTGATCGTTGATCACTGGCCTCTACATTTGTGAACACATGTGCAGGTGCAAACACTCATGCCCACCaaccacacacacgcatacacacacacacacacacacacgtacacacagtgTCAGAACATGAGTTACAAATTTCAAGGATAAGATATTAACAACATAAAGAAGTCTAGGCCTCAGGCCACCCCCCTCAGTGTAGCTTGCTTTCCCCTTTCCcatgaagcagagacagacaatTATTGCAGTCACACTAGAGTGAGTGGGGAGGTTGTGTACGTTTCCACGCTGGgtcaaagccagaagaggagtgTGAGCTCTGTGCTCAGGAGGGCCTAGGGGCACCACCATTGCACGCACATGTTCTAAAGCTCTGGCTGAGATAGGAACAGGGAGTAGGCAGGTCCGAGAGGAGGGGATGCTGTACCCAGAAAGGCTGTCAGCACTTCCTCCAAGGTGTGAAGGAGGCGGTCCCACAAGAGACTCTCGTGGTCTCTGGTGGGAATACATACTGGCACGATTGTTCTGGAACACCATTTGGCAGTACTTAGGAAAGCAAAGAGACAGTCTGTAGCCGGACACCTGCTCTCCAAGCTGtgcacaagagagagagagagagagagagagagagagagagagagagagggagggagggagggagggagggagggagggagggagggagggagggagggagggagggagggagggggagggagaggagaggcttTGTGTACCTGGAGACTGAGGCCAATCATCCAGCTGCAGTAGCAGCTGTCCCAGCGAAGGACTGGAGGCTGCCCAGGTGTGCATCAGTGACCATGTGGTAACAGAGCCACACGGCTGGAATATTCCATGACAATGAGATGGCATTACTGCAGCTGTCCCTGACAGCACAGACCAAGCCCAGACACTGGAGAGGGACAGCACCTACCCGCAGAATGTGTGCAGCCTGACTATCTGTGAAGGCTCCAAACAGCCACTGCTGGGCAATGTGTG includes the following:
- the Tunar gene encoding protein TUNAR codes for the protein MLFSVSLARKIKTFATKMVITGGNDEDRGGQEKESKEESVLAMLGIIGTILNLIVIIFVYIYTTL